The Chryseolinea soli genome contains a region encoding:
- a CDS encoding molybdopterin cofactor-binding domain-containing protein → MTSIPKTSRRDFLKLAAAAGGGLVLGFHWESAEAKIMNVIHGGTVAGSDISFNSYLSISPEDVITIFSPNPELGQNIKTSFPMVVAEELDADWTKVRVQQAMLDTKKYERQVTGGSGAIPHSWERLRKAGATARYMLLEAAAKRWNVPSSSLTAEKGVVYHKESGRQATYGELATDASAIAVPAEVKLKDKKDFKLIGTAVRNVDNKQMITGKPLYGLDFYREGMLFAMLQRPPAFGTKIKSVDAAAAKAMPGIVDVVTFKNNVAVVGKSTWQVNKARKALKVEYEPDGAAALESTTDHDQLFKKLLDSNDPNVVSVKRKDGDADAAFKTAAKVITKEYQCPFLSHSPLEPMNFFAHVRPDGVELVGPSQTPDMARNETAKLLNIPPEQITLELTRLGGGFGRRLKADYVLEAAELSSLIKAPVKVIWTREDDMTGGSYRPAVRYRFSAALDAKGNLVGYKLRGVGINAGNCTREDNFPSGAVDNLLIESIEHKSPITTGAWRAPITNFLAFAEQAFIDEVAMAAGKDPVAFRLDLLAKAKTTPVGAIKYDIDRMKGVIDLVVEKSQWGKKKGVSQGFSVYFSHRSYVAQVAEIEMKKGKPVLEKIHAAADCGVVVNISGANQQVRGGVTDGLGHALFGSLTFKDGAAEQKNFNNYRLIRMKEVPAVDVHFVNNGIDPTGLGEPALPPTGGAVANALFKALGKRLYNQPFTKQEELKGVSLGERL, encoded by the coding sequence ATGACCTCCATACCAAAAACAAGTCGACGTGATTTTCTGAAGCTGGCCGCAGCGGCCGGCGGTGGCCTCGTGCTGGGCTTTCATTGGGAAAGCGCCGAAGCGAAGATCATGAATGTGATCCACGGCGGCACGGTAGCCGGCAGCGATATTTCATTCAACAGCTACCTGTCGATCTCACCCGAAGATGTGATCACCATATTCTCGCCCAACCCCGAGCTGGGGCAAAATATCAAAACATCGTTCCCCATGGTCGTCGCCGAAGAACTGGACGCCGACTGGACGAAAGTGCGCGTGCAGCAGGCCATGCTCGATACAAAAAAATATGAACGCCAGGTCACCGGCGGCAGCGGCGCCATTCCCCACAGTTGGGAACGCCTGCGCAAGGCCGGCGCCACCGCGCGCTACATGCTCCTGGAGGCTGCGGCCAAGCGATGGAATGTTCCGTCGTCGTCGTTGACGGCCGAGAAAGGTGTCGTCTATCACAAGGAAAGTGGACGCCAGGCCACCTATGGCGAACTGGCCACCGACGCTTCGGCTATCGCTGTGCCGGCCGAAGTAAAGCTGAAGGATAAAAAGGACTTCAAGTTGATCGGCACGGCTGTGCGCAATGTCGACAACAAACAGATGATCACGGGCAAGCCGTTGTATGGCCTGGATTTTTATCGCGAAGGTATGCTCTTTGCCATGCTCCAGCGTCCACCTGCTTTTGGTACAAAAATAAAATCCGTCGATGCCGCAGCGGCCAAAGCCATGCCCGGAATTGTGGATGTGGTCACGTTCAAGAACAATGTGGCCGTGGTGGGTAAATCCACCTGGCAAGTGAATAAAGCACGCAAGGCGTTGAAGGTCGAATACGAACCCGATGGTGCAGCAGCCTTGGAGAGCACCACCGATCACGATCAGCTCTTCAAAAAATTGTTAGACAGCAACGACCCCAACGTGGTGTCGGTAAAGCGCAAGGATGGCGACGCGGATGCTGCATTCAAAACGGCAGCGAAAGTGATCACCAAGGAATATCAATGTCCATTCCTGTCGCACAGTCCGCTGGAGCCCATGAACTTCTTTGCGCATGTGCGCCCCGATGGTGTTGAACTGGTGGGGCCGTCGCAAACACCCGATATGGCGCGCAACGAGACCGCCAAGTTGCTCAACATACCACCGGAACAGATCACCCTGGAGTTGACGCGTCTGGGTGGTGGATTTGGCCGGAGATTAAAAGCTGACTATGTGCTGGAAGCCGCCGAGCTATCGAGCCTCATCAAGGCGCCCGTGAAAGTGATCTGGACACGCGAAGACGACATGACCGGTGGCAGCTATCGACCGGCCGTGCGCTATCGCTTTTCGGCAGCCTTGGATGCGAAGGGCAACCTCGTGGGCTACAAGCTGAGAGGCGTGGGCATCAATGCCGGCAACTGCACGCGTGAAGATAATTTTCCGTCGGGCGCTGTAGATAATTTGCTCATCGAATCCATAGAACATAAATCGCCCATCACCACCGGTGCATGGCGCGCGCCGATCACCAACTTCCTGGCGTTTGCCGAGCAGGCGTTCATCGACGAAGTGGCCATGGCCGCGGGCAAAGATCCTGTTGCCTTCCGGCTTGACCTGCTGGCCAAAGCAAAGACCACACCCGTGGGCGCCATCAAGTACGACATCGACCGCATGAAGGGCGTGATCGACCTGGTGGTGGAGAAATCGCAGTGGGGCAAAAAGAAAGGGGTGTCGCAGGGATTCAGCGTTTATTTCTCGCATCGCTCTTATGTGGCCCAGGTGGCCGAGATCGAGATGAAAAAAGGAAAGCCCGTGCTGGAAAAGATCCATGCCGCGGCCGATTGTGGCGTGGTGGTAAACATCAGCGGCGCCAACCAGCAGGTGCGGGGTGGTGTAACGGATGGATTGGGTCATGCCCTGTTTGGAAGCCTCACATTTAAGGACGGGGCCGCAGAGCAAAAGAACTTTAACAACTACCGCCTTATCCGCATGAAGGAAGTGCCGGCCGTCGACGTTCATTTTGTGAACAACGGCATCGATCCCACCGGTCTTGGCGAACCCGCACTGCCACCCACTGGGGGAGCCGTGGCCAACGCCCTGTTCAAAGCCTTGGGCAAACGGTTGTATAACCAGCCGTTCACCAAACAGGAGGAACTGAAAGGGGTGAGTTTGGGTGAGCGTTTATGA
- a CDS encoding cellulase family glycosylhydrolase, translating into MTFQKRIVSLFVLLLTFTLTLHGQGFLKTEGKYIVNAKGEKIIFRGMGLGGWMLQEGYMLRVQGIGQQQRVVRAKLNELAGKEQTDAFYKAWLANNTRKVDIDSLKAWGFNMVRLPMHYNLYTLPIEEEPTPGQQTWLEQGFAMTDNLLEWCKANKIYLILDLHGAPGGQGNDNNISDRDPTKPSLWQSEANQQKMIALWRKLAERYANEPWIAAYDIINEPNWGFEKAEDKNGCGETTNVPLKKLMMDITNAIREVDKNHIVVIEGNCWGNNYNGILPPWDKNMLISFHKYWNYNDQASISRMLDFREQYQTPVWLGETGENSNVWFRDAIHLMESNDIGWTWWPLKKLGANNPLEVKVPADYQKIIDFWAKRGPQPSPEEASKGLTELANNIKLENTIYHPDVIDAMFRQPHTDATKPFKPFTVKAGTTLKAVDYDLGRNRFAYFDKDSANYWVSTGGKHTDGNRGHTYRNDGVDITLEPGSAGNYFVDHIETDEWLQYTVKATRAGAQATSFVVASEEGGGKISVIVNGVAYKKELPVQATAGKWQAIDVKDLVLKKGENVIRVKAVAGGYTFKAITFK; encoded by the coding sequence ATGACTTTTCAAAAACGCATCGTATCCTTATTCGTACTCTTACTAACGTTCACCCTAACCCTTCACGGCCAGGGCTTTCTCAAAACCGAAGGCAAATACATCGTCAACGCCAAAGGCGAAAAAATAATCTTCCGTGGTATGGGTCTGGGCGGCTGGATGCTGCAAGAGGGCTACATGCTTCGGGTGCAGGGAATCGGCCAACAACAACGCGTGGTTCGCGCCAAGCTGAACGAGTTGGCAGGGAAGGAACAAACCGATGCCTTCTACAAAGCCTGGCTGGCCAACAACACCCGCAAGGTCGACATCGACTCGTTGAAAGCCTGGGGCTTCAACATGGTGCGCCTGCCTATGCACTACAACCTCTACACACTTCCCATTGAAGAAGAGCCCACACCGGGCCAGCAGACCTGGCTGGAGCAAGGCTTCGCCATGACCGACAACCTGCTGGAATGGTGCAAGGCCAACAAGATCTATCTCATCCTGGACCTCCACGGTGCCCCTGGGGGCCAGGGCAACGACAACAACATTTCCGACCGCGACCCGACCAAGCCGTCGTTGTGGCAGAGCGAAGCCAATCAGCAAAAGATGATCGCCCTCTGGCGCAAGCTGGCCGAGCGCTACGCCAACGAACCCTGGATCGCCGCCTACGACATCATCAACGAACCCAACTGGGGATTTGAAAAAGCGGAAGACAAAAACGGCTGTGGAGAGACCACCAACGTGCCGCTCAAAAAATTGATGATGGACATTACCAATGCCATTCGCGAGGTGGATAAAAATCACATCGTCGTCATCGAAGGCAATTGCTGGGGCAACAACTACAACGGCATCCTGCCGCCGTGGGACAAGAACATGCTCATCAGCTTTCACAAATATTGGAACTATAACGACCAGGCTTCCATTTCGCGCATGCTGGACTTTCGCGAACAATATCAAACGCCCGTCTGGCTTGGCGAAACGGGAGAGAACTCCAACGTGTGGTTCCGCGACGCCATCCACCTGATGGAATCCAATGACATCGGCTGGACCTGGTGGCCCCTCAAAAAGCTGGGCGCCAACAATCCCCTCGAAGTGAAGGTGCCTGCCGACTATCAAAAGATCATCGACTTCTGGGCCAAACGCGGACCGCAACCCTCACCGGAGGAAGCATCGAAGGGATTGACCGAACTGGCCAACAACATAAAACTCGAAAACACCATCTACCATCCCGACGTGATCGACGCCATGTTCCGCCAGCCGCACACGGACGCCACCAAACCGTTCAAACCCTTCACGGTCAAGGCGGGCACCACCTTAAAGGCTGTGGACTATGACCTCGGCAGAAACCGCTTTGCCTACTTCGATAAGGATTCGGCAAACTACTGGGTATCTACCGGCGGCAAACACACCGATGGCAACCGCGGCCACACCTATCGCAACGACGGCGTGGACATCACTTTGGAACCGGGTTCGGCAGGCAACTATTTTGTCGATCATATTGAGACAGACGAATGGCTGCAATATACCGTGAAGGCTACACGCGCAGGTGCGCAAGCCACTTCTTTCGTGGTGGCTTCGGAAGAGGGCGGGGGAAAGATCAGTGTGATCGTCAATGGTGTTGCCTACAAGAAGGAGCTCCCGGTGCAAGCTACGGCGGGGAAGTGGCAGGCGATTGATGTGAAGGACCTGGTGTTGAAGAAGGGGGAGAATGTTATCCGGGTGAAGGCTGTTGCGGGGGGGTATACGTTTAAGGCTATAACCTTTAAATAA
- a CDS encoding nickel-binding protein has translation MDFHKNVVATFDEVVLAHLADLEVQEKHHVKYHKFWINPKEGTIYCLIEAPDRHACEAVHKESHGHLACSIVEVDPDFFKLVMGDGHQVDNGPMHHSDGSLDLGYRNILAVSLWHDQGAHPTEARKLALEKIAAFHGRVIKWASNDHLIGVFNDSVNAVRCAKKIKLELLIHQSQAAAQANAPVHFKIGLSAGQPMTETSELFEEAVNLALRLCTVARDEEILVSSLVKQLCLEEELVENDRADAVKLLNNKEEGFILELLRITESRLADERFTIDTLSRDIGMSRPQLYRKVTALIGRPPNDLLRELRMEKAMSLIKQKAGNISEIALEVGYNNASYFAKCFHEKFGCNPSSFAENHKG, from the coding sequence ATGGATTTCCACAAGAACGTAGTGGCCACTTTCGATGAAGTGGTATTGGCCCATTTGGCCGACCTGGAAGTGCAGGAGAAGCATCACGTGAAGTATCACAAGTTCTGGATCAACCCGAAAGAGGGCACGATCTACTGTCTCATCGAAGCGCCCGATCGCCACGCGTGCGAGGCCGTGCACAAAGAATCGCACGGACACCTGGCCTGCTCCATCGTAGAGGTCGATCCCGATTTCTTTAAATTGGTTATGGGCGACGGACACCAGGTCGACAATGGCCCCATGCATCACTCCGACGGCTCGCTGGATCTGGGGTACCGGAATATTCTTGCGGTGTCGCTGTGGCATGACCAGGGTGCGCATCCGACGGAGGCGCGCAAACTCGCCTTGGAAAAAATCGCCGCCTTTCATGGACGCGTCATCAAGTGGGCGTCGAACGATCATCTCATCGGCGTGTTCAACGATTCGGTGAACGCCGTGCGCTGTGCCAAAAAGATAAAGCTGGAATTGCTGATCCATCAAAGCCAGGCCGCCGCACAGGCAAATGCCCCTGTACATTTCAAGATCGGCCTGAGCGCGGGGCAACCCATGACAGAAACCTCAGAATTATTCGAAGAAGCCGTGAATCTGGCCTTGCGCTTGTGCACGGTGGCCCGCGATGAAGAGATCTTGGTATCGTCGCTGGTAAAACAGCTTTGCCTGGAGGAAGAACTGGTGGAAAACGACCGGGCCGATGCCGTGAAGTTGCTCAACAACAAGGAAGAAGGATTTATCCTGGAGCTGCTCCGGATCACCGAATCGCGCCTGGCCGACGAGCGATTCACGATCGACACCCTGAGCCGCGACATCGGCATGAGCCGCCCGCAGTTGTACAGGAAAGTTACCGCCCTGATCGGCCGTCCGCCCAACGACCTGTTGCGCGAGTTGCGCATGGAAAAGGCGATGTCGCTCATCAAACAAAAAGCCGGCAACATCTCGGAGATCGCTTTGGAGGTGGGCTATAACAACGCCTCCTATTTTGCCAAGTGCTTCCATGAAAAATTTGGTTGCAACCCTTCGTCCTTCGCGGAAAACCATAAGGGTTGA
- a CDS encoding DUF885 domain-containing protein — translation MRKLVLLSLPMLLFMAACNKVPKSEVAAIKPTLDTLVSDFYEDYLKFSPLNATVIGDNRYDSLLPNTLTADYRNQVKELYTRYRDRVTAYDRASLSEDDQMNYDVLLWECDIALDGLKFKDYLMPVNQFSAMHLFVGQMASGASIHPFKTVQDYDNWLSRLHKYEAWCDTALVNMKKGIAEGYVLPKVLVQKTIPQFASMDHGPVKDHLFYTPIKNMPADFSADDKARLTKAYTEMIEKHIIPAHHKIKQFLETDYLKAATDKSGIDAIPGGKDYYNYLIRLYTTTTKPADEIFALGKSEVDRITKEMEAVKEQVGFKGDLKAFFLSLRTKKELTPFTKPEQVIAHFNEIHERMKPNLVKLFSKAPKTPFEVRRTEAFREASASAEYNPGSKDGSRPGVFYVPIPDVKKYNILSDEDLFLHEAIPGHHYQIALQMENTTLPKFRTITNYSAYAEGWGLYSESLGKELGLYTDPYQYFGMLSAEMHRAIRLVVDAGIHTQGWTREQAIQYSKDHEARTEQSIVAEIERYMAIPGQALSYKIGQLKIRELRAKAEKELGDKFNISEFHNQVLDSGGIPLNVLEGKIDRWIASLKKPA, via the coding sequence ATGCGAAAACTCGTTTTGCTAAGCCTCCCGATGCTGTTGTTCATGGCGGCCTGTAACAAGGTCCCGAAATCGGAAGTAGCGGCGATCAAGCCCACGCTCGACACCCTGGTGAGCGATTTCTATGAAGACTACCTGAAATTTTCTCCCCTCAACGCTACCGTTATCGGCGACAACCGGTACGATAGTTTGTTGCCCAACACGCTGACGGCCGACTATCGCAACCAGGTGAAAGAACTCTACACACGCTATCGCGACCGTGTCACCGCCTATGATCGCGCCAGCCTGTCGGAAGACGACCAAATGAATTACGACGTGTTGCTGTGGGAGTGCGACATCGCGTTGGACGGCCTCAAGTTCAAGGACTATCTCATGCCGGTGAATCAGTTCTCGGCCATGCACTTGTTCGTGGGACAAATGGCCAGCGGCGCCAGCATCCATCCGTTCAAGACGGTGCAAGACTATGACAACTGGCTCTCGCGTTTGCATAAATACGAAGCCTGGTGCGACACCGCATTAGTGAACATGAAGAAAGGCATTGCAGAAGGTTATGTGCTTCCGAAAGTGCTGGTGCAGAAAACCATTCCTCAGTTTGCTTCGATGGACCATGGCCCGGTGAAAGACCACTTGTTCTACACACCGATCAAAAACATGCCCGCCGATTTTTCGGCCGACGATAAAGCCCGTCTCACAAAGGCCTACACCGAGATGATCGAAAAGCACATCATTCCGGCCCATCATAAGATCAAACAATTCCTGGAAACCGATTACCTCAAAGCGGCCACCGACAAATCGGGTATCGATGCAATTCCCGGCGGAAAAGATTACTACAACTACCTGATCCGACTCTACACCACGACCACAAAACCTGCCGACGAGATCTTTGCCCTCGGTAAAAGCGAAGTGGACCGGATCACCAAAGAAATGGAAGCCGTGAAAGAGCAAGTAGGATTCAAAGGCGATCTCAAAGCCTTCTTCCTGAGCCTGCGCACAAAAAAGGAACTGACACCGTTCACCAAGCCCGAGCAAGTGATCGCCCACTTCAACGAAATCCACGAGCGCATGAAGCCCAACCTCGTCAAACTGTTCTCCAAGGCACCGAAGACACCTTTCGAGGTACGGCGCACGGAAGCGTTCCGCGAGGCATCGGCCAGTGCCGAGTATAACCCCGGCTCCAAGGACGGCAGTCGTCCCGGTGTGTTTTATGTACCCATTCCCGACGTAAAGAAATACAACATCCTTTCCGACGAAGACTTGTTCCTGCACGAAGCCATTCCCGGCCACCACTACCAGATCGCGTTGCAGATGGAAAATACAACGCTCCCGAAATTCAGGACCATCACCAACTACAGCGCCTATGCCGAAGGTTGGGGATTGTATTCAGAATCGCTGGGTAAGGAATTGGGATTGTACACCGATCCGTATCAATACTTCGGCATGTTGAGTGCCGAGATGCACCGCGCCATCCGCCTCGTGGTCGATGCCGGCATTCATACGCAAGGCTGGACACGCGAACAAGCCATTCAATACTCGAAAGATCATGAAGCAAGAACGGAACAGTCTATCGTGGCCGAGATCGAGCGCTACATGGCCATCCCCGGCCAGGCGTTGTCTTACAAGATCGGCCAGTTGAAAATTCGCGAGTTGCGCGCCAAGGCGGAGAAAGAACTCGGCGACAAATTCAACATCTCCGAATTCCACAACCAGGTATTGGACTCGGGTGGCATACCGCTCAATGTGTTGGAAGGAAAGATCGATCGCTGGATTGCCTCGCTGAAAAAACCGGCATAA
- a CDS encoding (2Fe-2S)-binding protein, translating to MANYKLQINGRTLEADVEADTPLLWVLRDHLGLVGTKFGCGIAQCGACTVHVDGKAMRSCSLPVSAVGAKKVTTIEGLSELGDHPVQLAWDEVDVAQCGYCQAGQIMTAAALLAQNPKPSNEQIENAMHGNICRCGTYHRIREAVALASTKLK from the coding sequence ATGGCAAACTACAAGTTACAAATCAACGGACGGACCCTCGAAGCCGACGTGGAGGCGGACACCCCGCTTTTGTGGGTGTTGCGCGATCACCTGGGGTTGGTGGGTACGAAGTTCGGTTGCGGCATCGCACAGTGTGGTGCCTGTACGGTGCACGTGGATGGCAAGGCCATGCGCTCGTGCTCGCTCCCGGTTTCGGCGGTGGGCGCGAAGAAGGTCACGACCATCGAGGGACTTTCCGAATTGGGCGATCATCCGGTGCAGTTGGCCTGGGATGAGGTGGATGTGGCCCAGTGCGGCTATTGCCAGGCGGGCCAGATCATGACGGCGGCCGCGTTGCTGGCGCAGAATCCTAAGCCTAGCAATGAGCAGATCGAGAACGCCATGCATGGCAACATTTGCCGTTGTGGCACGTATCATCGCATCCGCGAAGCAGTTGCCCTGGCCTCTACCAAACTTAAATAA